From the Lolium rigidum isolate FL_2022 chromosome 2, APGP_CSIRO_Lrig_0.1, whole genome shotgun sequence genome, one window contains:
- the LOC124692287 gene encoding GSH-induced LITAF domain protein-like, which translates to MATKASTTAGEEPALGIPYNPTEVQGRYYYAPDPYAAGMPPSNAIYAGVPKGVPLQQTMFRDTPAPFHCQSCGEAAVSSVRSKLSLASVVACMMPFMMGVCFLCPSMDCLWHKYHYCPSCGEKAAEFKKDDPCLVVDPTRWTEPSFAVPA; encoded by the exons ATGGCGACCAAGGCTTCCACGACTGCCGGCGAAGAGCCAGCGCTGGGCATCCCGTACAACCCGACGGAGGTCCAGGGTCGCTACTACTACGCGCCAGACCCCTACGCGGCGGGGATGCCGCCATCGAACGCGATATACGCCGGCGTGCCCAAGGGGGTTCCCCTGCAGCAGACCATGTTCCGCGACACGCCTGCCCCGTTCCACTGCCAGTCCTGCGGCGAAGCTGCTGTCTCCTCCGTCCG GTCGAAGCTGAGTCTTGCATCAGTTGTGGCTTGCATGATGCCATTCATGATGGGTGTCTGCTTCCTGTGCCCTTCAATGGATTGCCTTTGGCACAAATATCACTACTGCCCTAGCTGCGGAGAAAAG GCAGCTGAGTTCAAGAAGGATGATCCGTGCCTTGTTGTTGATCCAACTCGCTGGACTGAGCCGAGCTTTGCTGTACCTGCGTAG